The Pseudalkalibacillus hwajinpoensis DNA window GCCTGTCGCTCTGATCGAACCTTTCTTGCGAAAATCATTAAAGAAGTGATTAATGCAGGGGCTTCCGTTATTAACATTCCGGATACTGTGGGGTATAGAAGTCCACAAGAATATGGGGAATTGTTTACTTATTTAAAACAAAACGTTCCAAATATTGATGGTATTGATCTTTCTGCCCACTGTCATAACGATCTAGGGATGGCAGTCGCGAATTCTTTGGCAGCCATCGAATGCGGGGCAACGCAAATCGAAGGAACGATCAATGGTATTGGTGAAAGGGCTGGAAATGCTGCGATAGAAGAAGTGGCTGTTGCGCTTCGAATCAGAAATGACTTTTACCAGGCAGAGACTGGATTAAAGCTTGATGAAATTAAGCGAACTAGCAATCTAGTGAGTAAGCTTACAGGAATGGCTGTTCCAGGAAATAAAGCGGTTGTTGGGGCAAATGCTTTTGCTCATGAGTCAGGGATTCACCAGGATGGCGTGTTAAAAGAAAAAACAACCTATGAAATTATCAGTCCACAGCTGATTGGTGTTCAATCCAATAGTCTTGTACTCGGTAAACACTCTGGAAGACATGCTTTCAGGGATAAAGTGAAAGAGCTTGGTTTCGAACTTGATGAGGCTAAAATAAACGAAGCATTTGCTGATTTTAAAGACCTTGCTGATAAGAAGAAACAAGTAACTGAAGATGATTTGTTTGTCCTACTAACGGATATTCAGACGGATGAATTTGTTGATAAATATGAAATTCATAGCATTCAGGTTCAGTATGGTACATCGAATATCCCGACGGCAACGATTGAAATTGAAAAGCCGGACGGAACGATGATCCAGCAGGCTGGTACCGGATCAGGTAGTGTAGAAGCAATCTATAATACGCTTGAGCAATTAATTACAGGCTCACTACAACTTCAAGATTATAGAATTAACTCTGTCGGTGGAGGAAGAGATGCCCTTGCCGAAGTTCATGTTCGCGTAACCTATAACGGTGTAGAGTCCAATGGACGTGGTACAGCTCAGGATGTTCTTGAAGCGTCAGCTATAGCCTACTTGAACGCAGTTAATCGTATTCTTGCTCGTGAAAGCTATCAGGTGAAAAAACAAGCGAACGTCTAACAGGGAGGTTAGAAGGATGAAGAGAAAAGTTGCGGTATTACCCGGTGATGGAATTGGCAAAGAAGTAATGGAGGGAACGATGAAGGTTCTCAATGCCGTGGCAGATCGATTTGGCCATACGTTTGAATTTCATAAAGCGAGGATCGGAGGGGCAGCTATTGATGAAGATGGCCAGCCTCTACCAGATGAAACGCTTCGCATCTGTAAAGAAAGCGATGCTGTTCTTTTAGGTGCTGTAGGTGGTCCTCAGTGGGAAAACCTTCCCGGTCATCTTCGTCCTGAACGAGGTCTTCTTGGTATTCGAAAGGAGCTTGGCTTATTTGCGAACCTTCGTCCTGTTACTGCCTTTGATAGTTTATTAGACGCCTCTCCGCTTAAAGCGGATCGAATCAAAGGTGTTGATATGTTGATCGTAAGAGAGCTAACAGGAGGATTATACTTCGGTACCCCGAGTGAACGCCGAAAAGATGGTAACGAAGTTGTTGATACGCTTCATTATACAAGATCTGAAATTGAGCGCATTGTCGATCAGGGCTTTGAAGCAGCAAAGAAAAGACGTCAGAAGCTAACAAGTGTCGACAAAGCTAATGTTCTTGAATCCAGTCGAATGTGGCGTGAGATTGTGGAAGAAAAATCCAAGGCGTATCCTGAGGTAGAAGTGGAGCATATGCTTGTTGATGCTGCAGCAATGAAACTGGTTCAGCATCCAGCATACTTTGATGTGATTGTAACGGAAAATCTTTTTGGAGATATTCTTAGTGACGAAGCTTCTATGATTACAGGCTCACTTGGAATGCTGCCTTCTGCTAGCTTACGTAGTGATGGATATGGGATGTATGAGCCAGTTCATGGATCAGCGCCTGACATCGCAGGAAAGAATCTTGCCAACCCGCTTGCCATGATTTTATCGGGAGCGATGATGCTAAAGTACTCTTTCCAAATGTATGAAGAAGCGGATGCTATTGAGAAAGCCGTGAAGGAAGTACTTGATGCCGGTTATTTCACAAGTGACATTGCTGGCAGAGGAGCAAACGCGCTAAGTACAGATAGAATGGTCAAACAAGTAATTTTTCAACTAGAAGAAGATAATGCGACTGCAGGAATTATGGAGGCATATGCCTAACAAGATGACAAAAGGGTAGAGGAGGATGGGTGTGGAGCCGAAAACAATTATCGAAAAGATCTGGGATAAGCACGTTGTGCATAGAGAAGAAGGTAGTCCAGACCTTCTATATATTGACTTGCATTTAGTCCATGAAGTTACTTCTCCGCAGGCTTTTGAAGGTCTGCGGATGAATAACCGACGAGTGAGAAGACCCGATTTAACATTCGCAACGATGGACCATAACGTTCCAACAATTGCCCGTCATATTATTAATGACCCGGTATCGAAGGTGCAAATGGAAAAGCTTGAAGAAAATTGTAACGAATTTGGAGTTGAAATTGCCGATATTAACCATCCTGATCAGGGAATTGTCCACGTTATTGGACCTGAGCTTGGCTTAACCCAGCCAGGTAAAACCATCGTTTGTGGTGATAGCCATACGTCCACACACGGTGCCTTCGGTGCCCTTGCTTTTGGGATCGGAACGAGTGAAGTCGAGCATGTCCTATCAACACAAACACTCTGGCAATCCAGGCCCAAAACCATTGAATTACGAGTGAAAGGAAGATTGGGAGCTGGTGTAACCGCCAAAGACTTGATTCTTGCTGTGATCGCGAAGTTTGGCGTGAATGCAGGAACAGGGGCGGTGCTTGAATATACGGGCGAAGCGATTCGAAACATGACGATGGAAGAACGAATGACGGTTTGCAATATGTCCATTGAAGCAGGAGCTAAAGCGGGATTAATTAGTCCGGATGAAACAACGTTTAACTATTTAAAGGGAAAACGTCATGTGCCATCTGGAGAAGCATTTGATGAAGCTGTTTCAGAATGGAAAAAGCTCGCAACGGATCCGGATGCAAAATACGATGAAGTTCTGGAAATTTTTGCAGATGAAATTGAGCCTCAGGTCACATGGGGAACAAATCCTTCGATGGGATCTTCTGTTTATGCAAGAGTTCCATTTCCAGAAGACTATAAGGACCCAGGTGATCAAAAAGCCATTAAGCAGGCTTTAGCTTATATGGACCTTAAGCCTGGTACCCCGATACAAAATATTGATATTCAATATGTCTTTATCGGTTCATGTACTAATTCTCGTCTAAGTGATTTAAGAGCTGCTGCTGAAATTGTACGAGGCCGTAAAGTGCACCATAGCGTGACAGCCCTTGTTGTACCTGGATCAAAATCCGTTAAAGATGCTGCCGAAGCAGAAGGTCTGGATGATGTCTTTAAAGAAGCAGGCTTTGAATGGCGTGAAGCCGGTTGTAGCATGTGCCTGGCTATGAATGATGATATCGTTCCACCTGGTGAACGCTGTGCCTCAACATCCAATCGGAACTTTGAAGGTCGTCAGGGAAATGGCGCTAGAACGCATCTAGTTAGTCCAGCTATGGCTGCAGCGGCTGCAATCGAAGGTAGATTTACAGATGCTAGAAAAGTAAAACCTCTTGTCGTTTGAAAGGAGTGAGGAGTCCTGGAACCAATTAATGAATATACAGGTGTGGTTTACCCTCTTGAGAAGGTAAATGTAGATACAGATCAGATTATTCCAAAGCAATTCTTGAAGCGGATCGAACGTCAGGGATTCGGTCAGTTTCTTTTCTACAACTGGCGATTCGATGACGATGGCAATCCCCGCTCAGACTTCAATTTAAATGAAGACCAGTATAGGGATGCTACGATTCTAGTAGCCGGTAAAAATTTCGGCTGCGGCTCCTCACGAGAGCATGCGCCATGGGCTCTGCTTGATTATGGATTCAGAGTTGTTATCGCCCCAAGCTTTGCTGATATTTTCTATAATAACTGTGTGAAAAACGGAATCCTTCCGATTGCGCTTCCTCAGGAAACGATCACAGAACTTTTTTCGAAGTCGAAAAATGGGTACCAGCTCAGTGTTCAGCTAGAGCAACAGCAAGTCAGTGATGGAAATGGACTTTCGGCTTCATTTGAAATCGATCCTTACTGGAAAGAAATGCTCTTAAACGGTTGGGATGAAGTATCTCGTACACTGTCACTTGAAGAGAAAATCAGTCAATATGAAGAAAAACAATATGTGGGAGAGTGAATGATCTTGGGAATTATCAGGAGAAATATGGCGTTGACGTTGTAAGTGCAATGGAGAATCTGCTCCAGGCGGTCCATCGAACACCGCTTCAGCAGTCTAAAACATTAAATGATCGAACAAATAAAGATGTGTTCTTGAAAATGGAGAACCTGCAGCGCACGGGATCCTTTAAGCTCCGAGGTGCTTACAACAAAGTATCAAGACTCACGGACCTTGAAGCTGCTCGTGGCATTGTTGCAGCTTCTGCTGGAAATCATGCACAGGGAGTAGCCCTCGCTGCAAATGAACGAGGGATCAAATCTAAAATATTTATGCCTGCACAAACACCTATCAGTAAAATCGAGGCTACCCGCTCTTATGGTGCAGAAATTGTTCTCGAAGGGGATTCTTACAACGAAGCCTTTGCAGGGGCACAGTGCGAGCAGAAAGAGCGTGGAGCCACCTTCGTCCATGCGTTTGACGATCCTGACGTTATGGCAGGTCAGGGAACAGTAGCGCTTGAAATGATGCAGCAATGCCCCGATCTGGACGTGATTCTTGTCCCGGTAGGAGGCGGTGGCCTACTAGCTGGTATGGCACTCGCAATGAAATCATATTTCCCCCACGTTAAGATCATCGGAGTTCAGGCAGCTGAAGCATCTGCTACATGGAATCGTTATAAAGGTGCCGGGCCGAAAGTGCTACAATCGGTAAAGTCGATTGCAGACGGCATTTCTGTTAAAGAACCCGGGAAACTAACGTATCCGATTATTGATCATCTCGTTGATGATATGTTAACTGTGTCAGAAGAGGAAATTGCAACCGCCATTCTATTTATGCTCGAGAGACATAAAACCCTTGTAGAAGGTGCTGGTGCTGCTTCACTTGCTGCTGTTCTTTTCAAATCAGGAAGAATTAATGGCGAGAAGATTGGATCAGTTATTAGTGGCGGTAACGCAGATATTGATAAGCTTCCCTCATATAAACTCCTTGCACAGCGTGCAAAAACCATCAGAAAAATTAGCTGATGGTTTTCATTTTGGAACATTTTTTGATTATTGTGACTTTTTGCTCAGTAATTGACACTCATAAAGTACCATGCTAGAATTCAATTTAGCACTTAACCAGAGTAAAGTAATTTCAATTTTATATCTCTTATTCAGAGAGGTGGAGGGACTGGCCCTATGAAGCCCGGCAACCGTCGAACAACTTGTTTGAAAAGGTGCCAATTCCTGCAAAGCATATGCTTTGAGAAATGAGAGGAAGACATCGTTTATGACATGCCTTTCTGCTCACTGCAGGAAGGCATTTTTTATAGAAACATATTTGTTAAGTCGTACCCGGGGTATGATAGGCAATAGGAATCAATCTAGCCTGGTTACTACCTGTAAATGTATAAAGGATGTGAGACATGTGATTGAGCTAAAAAGTATCAAGAAAACGTTCTTCGCTAAATCAGGAAAGGTTGAGGCAGTTAAGGACGTGAATCTTTCAATAAAAAAAGGCGAAATATTCGGTGTGATTGGATACAGTGGTGCAGGTAAGAGCACACTTATACGAATGCTTAATCTTCTTGAGAGACCAACTGAAGGTACTGTTACAGTAGCTGGAAATAACTTGTCATCTTTAAAAGAAAAAGAGCTTCGATCAGCTAGACAAGATATAGGGATGATCTTTCAGCATTTTAACATTCTCTGGTCACGCACGGTGCGCGAAAACATTGCTTTCCCGCTTGAAATCTCAGGGGTTGGAAAGGAAAAGCGCAGTAAGCGAGTAGAAGAACTAATTAAACTTGTAGGGTTAGAAGGAAGAGAGAATGCTTACCCATCTCAATTGAGTGGGGGACAAAAGCAGCGTGTAGGGATTGCGAGGGCGCTTGCGAATAATCCAAAAGTTCTCCTTTGTGACGAGGCAACCTCAGCACTTGATCCTAAGACAACCGACAGTATTCTAGAGTTGTTAACTGAGATCAATCAAAAACTGGGATTAACTATCGTTTTGATTACACATGAAATGCACGTCATTCGGAAGATCTGCCATCGAGTTGCAGTCATGGAGAGTGGGCGTGTAGTGGAAGAAGGATCAGTACTAGAAGTGTTTCATCATCCACAGGAACCCATTACGAAAGACTTCGTAAATCAACTAAGTGAACCAGAGGAAATGAAGGAATCGATTGCACATCTGGCGGAGGATGCCGCTGGAGAACTTGTTCAGTTTACGTTCCTGAAAGGAAAGACAGGCTCACCGCTCGTGACTGAATTGGTTCGGAGGTATGAGATCGAAGTGAATATTATTCAAGGGAAAATTTCTCATACTCAGGATGGTCCTTACGGAAAGCTTTCTGTCTTCCTGAAGGGTGAGCAGGCTGTCATAGATGAAGCTCTTCGATATGTACGCAGCCAGGGAGTCGAAGCGGAGGTGATTACGAATGGCTGAATCTTTATTTCCGAACGTTTATTGGGAGAATATGTGGGAGGCAACCCTTCAAACAGTCTACATGACGGCAATCTCTGTAATTGCTACATTTATTCTGGGTATTTTACTCGGTCTACTATTATTTTTAACGGCACGAGGTAACATCTGGGAAAATAAGTACATCAATAGCGTAATAGCTGGAATTGTTAACCTGTTTCGATCGATTCCCTTTATTATTCTAATCATCTTGCTCATTCCTCTATCGGTATATATTATTGGTACGATGCTTGGTGCAAATGCTGCTTTACCAGCCCTGATTGCTGGTGCGGCTCCGTTCTACGCAAGAATGGTTGAAATTGCGTTAAGAGAGGTAGACAAAGGTGTTATTGAAGCCTCTCAATCCATGGGGGCCTCAAATGGGGAGATTGTTTTTAAGGTGCTCCTTCCAGAAGCCATGCCAGCCCTCATTTCAGGTATAACGGTTACGGCAATTGCACTTGTAAGCTACACAGCAATGGCTGGTGTCGTTGGAGCAGGTGGTCTTGGTAATCTTGCTTACCTTGACGGGTTTCAGCGGAACAATCCAGATGTGACGTTAGTTGCTACTGTCCTCATATTAGTTATTGTTGCAATTCTCCAGATAGGTGGAGATCTTACAACACGAGCAATAGATAAAAGGTAATTAGAAGAAAAGGAGAGATTGATGATGAAAAAAATATTAACGATTTTGTCTGTTCTTGCACTAGCTGTTCTTGCAGCATGTGGTTCGAACAATGGTGGAAACAGTGAAGGTGGTTCAGGTGAAGAAGGCGATTCTAAGAAAATTGTTGTAGGTGCATCTAATGTTCCTCACGCAGAAATTCTTGAAGAAGCGAAGCCTATGCTTGAAGAAAAAGGTGTGGAGCTTGAAATCAAAACATTCCAAGATTATATTCTCCCTAATAAGACGCTTGCGAATGGTGAATTAGATGCAAACTATTTCCAAACAATTCCTTATATGGAATTACAGATGGAAGAAAACGAAAATTATGACTTCGTAAATGCTGGTGGAATTCACATCGAACCAATTGGCGTTTATTCTCAAGACTACAGTAGCCTAGAAGATCTTCCAGATGGCGCCCAAATCATTATGAGTAACTCTGTTTCTGACCACGGTCGTATGCTTTCGTTATTAGAAGCACAGGGATTAATCAAATTAAAAGAGGGTGTAAAACCATCTGATGCTACAGTTGAAGATATTGCAGAAAACCCTAAAAATATCGAATTTAAAACTGATGTAGAAGCTTCCCTGCTTCCACAGATTTATCAACAGGGTGAAGGTGATGCAGTTATGATTAATACAAACTATGCGATTGATGCAGGACTAAATCCTCAAGAAGATGCAATTGCTCTTGAAGATGCAGATTCACCATATGTGAACGTGATAACGGTAAATAAAGGTGATGAAGACAACGAAGCGATTCAAGCGCTAGTTGAAGTTCTACATTCTGAAGAAATTCAAACGTTTATTGAAGAAGAATATGATGGTGCGGTTGTGCCAGTAGACGAGTAAAATCAAAAGGTTCTCCAATTTGGAGAACCTTTTTTGTATGCTTATTCGTGTTGAAAGACAGGCTCCAGAGCGTGCTTCAATGTTTCGGCTGAATGATGAAGCTTTTCCATTTCATTTTTATCCAGATCAAGTTCAATAATATCTCGAATACCATTGTTATTCACGATGGCAGGGACTCCGATATAAAGATTCTTCAGTCCATATTCGCCGTCTAACAGGGTAGAGACTGTAAGGATGGAGTTCTCATTACGAATAATTGCTCTTGTTAATCGGACAAGCCCCATCGCAATCCCGTAATAAGTGGCCCCTTTGCGATTAATAATATGATAGGCCGCATCGCGTACCTTGATGAATAATTCATCAAGGTCTTCCATCGCATTCGGATTATCTTTAATAAGAGACATGATTGGCCTGCTTCCAATCGTCGCATGACTCCACACAGGAAGCTCTGTATCTCCATGCTCCCCAAGGATATAGGCATGGACGTTTCTAGAATCAACATTAAAGTAATCACTTAGTAAGTAACGGAACCTTGCGGTGTCGAGTATCGTGCCGGATCCGATTCTGCTCTTTCTTTATTCACATCAATTAAGACAAGTTCATTGACTAGTTCCTGGTTTAATAAAGAGAAAGCATAGCTTGTTCCAACAAAACCGGTTCCGATGAGCGCTACGCGTGTTGTTTTACCTTGAAACATTGAGATCCACCCCTGCTTATTTAGATTTTGTTTTCCATATGATCTTATCGTATTGCTGTCCCCTACAGTGTGACATTTATCACGAGTAAGCGCCATCATCTTAATTTCTTTCATGGCAATTTAATGGATAGCAAATGGAACGTTTTCTCATACTAACGATGAATAACTAGAAGGAGGAATGCGCCTTGAATCAGGAACAGGAATTTAATAATTTCTCAGAAGCGGCGTTGCATGACTACAAAGAAGGTCTAGGTGTCTTTACTGAGAAAATGCCTCAAATCGCAAAGAAGTATAAGGAGTTTACAGAGGCCTGTTTTAAAGAAGGGGAATTGAGTCAGAAAGAGAAACAGATGATTGCTCTTGGGATTTCAATTTATTCTCAGGACGAATACTGCATTATTTATCATACAAAAGGGTGTTTGGATCAGGGATGTTCAGAAAAAGAAATCTTGGAGACAGTTGGCGTTACAGCAGCGTTCGGCGGTGGGGCTGCAATGAGTCAAGCAGTAACGCTTGTACAGGAGTGTATTCACGATCTCAGTCAATTGAAACAGTAATGTACCCAGGTTTCTTCTATTATAATGGCGTCCTTTGTAAATAAGATTGGAATAAGGTGAATATGGGAGTAATACTAAGAATAGCAGTTTTTTATATATTCAGAACTAACAGAATCCATTAATACCCTTTCACAGCAACCTAAATGGTATTTGTAGTTAATGATTCAACGTGTTAAAGTATCTCTTGTAAGTAAAAAGATACTGAAAGGATTGATTCATTATTAGTTCGATGCGGTTAAACCACACACCTGAAATGGAAAAGGCGATGTACCAGTCTCACGGAGTAGGCTATGCGGAGTATAGTCAGAATTTCAATAAGCGAATGGAAATTGAACGAGAGCGTGAAGCGGATCATCGTCGGAGTCTCAAAATGGTAAGTGAATTCGACCGCCAATTATCTAAGTGAATCAGCATCAAGGATAAAGTGAAACTTCCATTAGAGGCTTTCCCCCTCTAATGGTTAGTTGAACCAATCGGACCTTAAGGGGCAGTTCCCCCCCCACCCCAACGTCAAGAAAGACCAACGTTGCAGAGGAGGGTTGCTACTGCCCCTTAAGGGTGGTGGGGGTAACCAAACAAAAAAACCAGTCATTGACTGGTTTTTTTGCTTTGATTGGTCTTTCTCTATCGTTGATATAGTGATAGTCTTAATAATGGACGAATCGAAAAAAAACAGCTTTCATTCTCATTATGAATAGCGGGTCAAACTATAGCGAACGCTAGAAAGTATGGTCCCTTCGTTCCTTGATATTTATTTGTATTTGTTATAAAATTAGAATGAAAATAGATTGAGAATGACTTAGCACACATTCCTTGACATACACCTTATAGCTACTACAATAAGGAAGGAATAGTATAAACGTTATTGGAGGTATTCACAAATGGCAGCATCAACTCTAAAGATTGAAAATCTTCATGTTTCCATTGAGGGAAAAGAGATTATCAAAGGATTAAACCTTGAAATAAATGGTGGCGAAATCCACGCAGTAATGGGACCGAATGGTACGGGGAAATCTACCCTTGCATCAGCTATTATGGGTCATCCGAAATACGAAATCACAGAAGGCAGTGTCTTCCTTGATAATGAAGATGTGCTCGAGATGGAAGTTGATGAGCGTGCGAAAGCTGGACTCTTCCTTGCGATGCAGTACCCAAGTGAAGTAAGTGGCGTAACAAACGCTGATTTCCTTCGTTCTGCAATCAATGCTCGTCGTGAAGAAGGCGATGAAATTTCTTTAATGAAATTCATCAAAAAGCTTGACGGGAAAATGGCGGAACTTGATATGGGTGAAGAATTTGCTCAGCGTTACCTGAACGAAGGTTTCTCTGGTGGTGAGAAGAAACGTAATGAAATTCTTCAGCTTATGATGCTTGAACCAAAAATCGCCGTTCTAGACGAAATTGACTCCGGTCTTGATATTGACGCACTTAAAGTTGTTTCTAAAGGAGTCAACGCAATGCGTAACGAAGACTTCGGCTGTTTGATTATTACTCACTATCAGCGTCTATTGAACTACATTACACCTGATAAAGTGCACGTAATGATGCAGGGACGTATTGTGAAATCTGGTGGAGCAGAACTGGCACAACGTCTTGAGTCAGAAGGTTATGAATGGATTAAGCAAGAACTTGGAATTAAAGACGAAACAGTTGGTCAAGAAGCGTAAGCAGTAAGGAGGATGACGATGTCAGTGGATACGAAGATTGCATTCGATCAAGAATACGTTAAATCTTTTTCAGAAAAACGACAGGAGCCGAAGTGGATGGCTGCCCTGCGTTTGAAGGCGTTAGAGAAGTCCGAACACCTTCCAATGCCTAAACCTGATAAAACCAAAATAGATAAGTGGAATTTCACTTCATTTAAGCATGATGTACCTGCGGAGGCTATTTCTTCATTGAATGATCTCCCTGAAGATCTCCGTGATCTTGTTGCAAAGGATCAGCAGTCAGGAAATCTTCTTGTACATCGCAATGCTACTCCAGTATTCAATCAGCTTACTGATGAGTTGAAAGGAAAAGGAGTTATTTTTACAGATATTCAAACTGCACTTCAAGAGCACGGCGATCTTGTTGAGAAATATTTCATGAAAGATGTTATGAAAGTAGATGAGAATCGTCTAACAGCACTTCATGCTGCGCTCCTTAACGGTGGTACGTTCTTGTATGTTCCGCGTAATGTGGACATTGATGTGCCAATGCAGGCGCTATATTGGCAAGAAGATCCTGAAGCAGGCATATTCAATCATGTCATCATCGTTGCAGAAGACAATAGCTCTGTAACATATGTTGAAAACTACCTTTCATATGGACACGATGTTGAGTCCGTTGCGAATATCATCGCTGAGGTGCACGTAGGTCAGAATGCTCGTGTCACATTCGGTTCTGTTGATAATTTTGCTACTGGAGTAACGACTTACGTGAACCGCCGAGCAAACGTAGCTCGTGATGGTAAAGTTGATTGGGCGCTTGCTCAGATGAATGATGGCAATACAGTTTCTACAAATACAACACACCTCATTGGTAATGGTTCGAATGCTGACTCAAAAACGGTAACAATCGGGCGTGGAGCTCAGAACCAGAACTTTACTAATGAAATTTTCCATCATGGTCAAAATTCTGAAGGCGTGCTTCTAGTTCACGGTGTTCAAAAAGATAGTGCAAGTGCTATTTTTAACGGTGTTACAAAAATTGAGCACGGTGCTAAGAAGTCTAATGGTGAACAAACGCAGCGCGTTCTTATGATGAATGAAAAAGCACGTGGAGACGCTAACCCTATTCTTCTTATTGACGAAGACGATGTTATGGCAGGTCACGCAGCATCTGTT harbors:
- the sufC gene encoding Fe-S cluster assembly ATPase SufC, which translates into the protein MAASTLKIENLHVSIEGKEIIKGLNLEINGGEIHAVMGPNGTGKSTLASAIMGHPKYEITEGSVFLDNEDVLEMEVDERAKAGLFLAMQYPSEVSGVTNADFLRSAINARREEGDEISLMKFIKKLDGKMAELDMGEEFAQRYLNEGFSGGEKKRNEILQLMMLEPKIAVLDEIDSGLDIDALKVVSKGVNAMRNEDFGCLIITHYQRLLNYITPDKVHVMMQGRIVKSGGAELAQRLESEGYEWIKQELGIKDETVGQEA
- the sufD gene encoding Fe-S cluster assembly protein SufD, whose translation is MSVDTKIAFDQEYVKSFSEKRQEPKWMAALRLKALEKSEHLPMPKPDKTKIDKWNFTSFKHDVPAEAISSLNDLPEDLRDLVAKDQQSGNLLVHRNATPVFNQLTDELKGKGVIFTDIQTALQEHGDLVEKYFMKDVMKVDENRLTALHAALLNGGTFLYVPRNVDIDVPMQALYWQEDPEAGIFNHVIIVAEDNSSVTYVENYLSYGHDVESVANIIAEVHVGQNARVTFGSVDNFATGVTTYVNRRANVARDGKVDWALAQMNDGNTVSTNTTHLIGNGSNADSKTVTIGRGAQNQNFTNEIFHHGQNSEGVLLVHGVQKDSASAIFNGVTKIEHGAKKSNGEQTQRVLMMNEKARGDANPILLIDEDDVMAGHAASVGKVDPIQLYYLQSRGISRHEAERLIIHGFLAPVINELPIEGVRKRAVEVTEGKVN